The Shewanella zhangzhouensis genome has a window encoding:
- a CDS encoding PAS domain-containing protein: MNRSKAYVSHTLHPRWRNSLPFRVGLLQSLIATLLLMATLWILLGSQKEERLTQEMNLNLSQGQLIQARLRDLTAQLDTLVVAIADVAGTQRNDIATIENTIPSLLSLPNHKDVVASGGIWPEKGHPLGQEDEIRSLFWVRDLLGQLRKNDGYNQSSGHYFDELWYKPMRLFPAGRVFWSPSYIDPHTQESMVTASVPIWQEHEFQGVATIDVSLSSLSSYLTESRKELGGYVILLDQFNQVLSAPLPGAEQSLPEHASLPDLASLTQRYPQLSALLSLVVDADTLFIKDAQAHQVITQEQFLTMTPSNFPQGKLMYQAMINTSAIAMTESPALLGTLAIDADPLIAAPSLVSVYRMPGTFWKVVTVTPKSSFKNEALLLVERAGLYLLLAQVLALLLMIFVQHKLYIKPIARMVSALKAEDAAHLELQASQREDEIGVLASALVARTRQLEIAMASLDASNLALEQQLEVQQEAQQDLLAHKEQLTALLKSSPNLIFIKDTAGRYLMVNDKFCETIGLDRHRILGATDRQLFSSDLAQAYGESDQRVMTQDAPLQFEETLPTRLGEMRFQMTKFAIRDDDDNLRGTGAIAFDIQNRKRIENELLERITTLERSLSLCVSESGKLQQNLQQAEFELSQKTQSMEVTRAKDEAWVTERRLFKNWLRDLVSLIAREQEILLAKACNPGATSMEKLKDALSEHAERLRVLELLTGRHKASQRAVPMDVLQQLTLLFQSEITGRDIQIQLEGERNFSVQLETWQLTLLIFSLLKLLCTQIDNAPQGNIVRVCVDGAGNDCLIRFDRQGASSDIIAPELSALCAWLERQFGGSLTLCHSLTVATIVDCRLPFAD; the protein is encoded by the coding sequence ATGAACCGTTCCAAGGCCTATGTATCACATACATTGCACCCGAGGTGGCGTAATAGCTTGCCCTTTCGGGTGGGACTACTACAAAGCCTGATAGCCACCCTGCTTCTTATGGCCACCCTCTGGATCCTCCTTGGCAGCCAAAAAGAAGAGCGGCTGACACAGGAAATGAACCTCAATCTCTCTCAGGGTCAATTAATCCAAGCCAGGTTGCGGGACTTGACGGCCCAGCTTGACACCCTGGTGGTTGCCATTGCGGATGTCGCAGGCACCCAAAGAAACGATATCGCCACCATTGAAAACACTATACCCAGTCTGCTCTCTTTGCCTAACCATAAAGACGTGGTCGCAAGCGGTGGAATTTGGCCGGAAAAGGGACATCCTCTCGGTCAGGAAGATGAGATCAGAAGCCTTTTCTGGGTCAGAGACTTGCTTGGGCAGCTGCGTAAAAACGACGGTTACAACCAAAGCAGCGGTCATTACTTTGATGAACTCTGGTATAAGCCCATGCGGCTGTTTCCCGCCGGCAGGGTATTCTGGTCCCCTTCCTACATAGACCCCCATACTCAGGAGTCCATGGTCACGGCATCGGTGCCCATCTGGCAAGAGCATGAATTCCAGGGCGTCGCGACGATAGATGTAAGCCTTTCCAGCCTCTCAAGTTATCTAACCGAGTCCCGTAAAGAACTCGGGGGCTATGTGATCCTTTTGGACCAATTTAATCAGGTGTTGTCGGCCCCCCTGCCCGGCGCAGAGCAAAGTTTACCTGAACACGCAAGCTTGCCCGATTTAGCCTCACTCACCCAACGCTATCCTCAACTGTCGGCGTTGCTCTCTCTGGTTGTGGACGCAGACACGCTGTTTATCAAGGACGCGCAGGCACACCAGGTCATCACTCAGGAACAGTTTCTGACCATGACCCCCAGTAATTTCCCCCAGGGCAAACTGATGTACCAGGCCATGATTAACACCAGCGCCATTGCCATGACGGAATCACCTGCATTATTAGGAACCCTGGCTATCGACGCAGATCCGCTGATTGCCGCGCCGTCGCTGGTGTCTGTATATCGGATGCCGGGCACATTTTGGAAGGTGGTCACTGTAACCCCGAAAAGCTCTTTCAAAAATGAAGCCCTGCTTTTGGTTGAGCGCGCTGGGCTGTATCTGCTGCTGGCGCAGGTGCTGGCACTGCTGCTGATGATTTTTGTACAACACAAACTTTACATCAAACCCATCGCCCGCATGGTGTCTGCGTTGAAAGCAGAAGATGCAGCCCATCTGGAGCTGCAAGCGAGCCAGCGTGAGGATGAAATTGGGGTGTTGGCCAGCGCCCTTGTGGCCCGAACCCGTCAGCTCGAAATCGCCATGGCAAGTCTCGATGCCTCAAATTTGGCGCTGGAGCAACAGTTGGAGGTTCAGCAAGAGGCACAACAGGATTTACTCGCCCACAAGGAGCAACTGACCGCCTTGCTCAAATCATCCCCCAACCTCATCTTTATCAAGGATACGGCTGGCCGCTACCTGATGGTGAACGATAAGTTTTGTGAAACCATAGGTCTTGACCGACACAGGATCCTGGGAGCCACCGACAGACAACTCTTTTCGTCGGATCTTGCCCAGGCCTACGGCGAGAGCGACCAGCGCGTGATGACTCAGGATGCCCCGCTGCAATTCGAAGAGACACTGCCAACACGTTTGGGAGAGATGCGTTTTCAAATGACCAAGTTCGCCATTCGGGATGACGACGACAATCTCAGGGGAACAGGTGCCATCGCCTTTGATATTCAAAATCGCAAGCGCATTGAAAACGAATTGCTGGAGAGGATAACGACACTGGAGCGCAGCCTTAGTCTTTGCGTCAGTGAAAGTGGCAAGCTGCAGCAGAATCTGCAACAGGCAGAATTCGAACTGTCGCAAAAGACACAAAGCATGGAAGTGACCAGAGCAAAAGACGAGGCTTGGGTTACGGAGAGACGCTTATTTAAAAACTGGCTCAGAGATTTGGTGAGTTTGATTGCCCGTGAGCAGGAAATCCTTCTGGCCAAGGCCTGCAACCCGGGCGCCACGTCCATGGAAAAGCTGAAGGATGCGCTGAGCGAACACGCAGAGCGGCTCAGGGTACTGGAACTATTAACCGGCAGACACAAGGCAAGCCAACGCGCCGTTCCCATGGATGTGTTGCAGCAGTTAACGCTGCTGTTTCAATCAGAAATCACCGGACGTGACATCCAAATTCAGTTGGAGGGCGAACGTAATTTTAGTGTCCAGCTTGAGACCTGGCAGTTAACGCTGCTGATATTCAGCTTATTAAAACTCCTGTGCACTCAGATTGATAACGCACCTCAGGGCAATATTGTCAGGGTCTGTGTCGACGGGGCCGGAAATGATTGCCTCATCAGGTTTGATCGCCAGGGCGCGAGCTCTGACATTATCGCGCCTGAACTAAGTGCCCTCTGTGCCTGGCTTGAACGCCAATTTGGCGGCTCACTGACGCTCTGTCATTCGCTGACCGTGGCCACCATAGTGGATTGCAGACTGCCCTTTGCAGACTAG
- a CDS encoding RimK/LysX family protein — protein sequence MFRAWIAISLLLLSYVACGKSIVGQSVDIHQPASGLNFIARVDTGASISSIHAVDIQVLGGAADSMKDNIGKRVKFTTQGLGGVTKTIEAKIVKVTTVSNSQGTESRYTVELELQYEKDVRNIRVNLRDRGHMDYKLLLGRNWLEGHYLVDVAEKNVIGERAPIHLVEGDITFDTRIDTGAVENSLHAIDIQIENEDPSDMEANVGKPISFTTVNEKGETRRIHSRITETSLIRNAQGSEVRYMVELTLGEPGKEFKVKVNLRDRSEMTHKLLIGRNWLQGHYIVDVSR from the coding sequence ATGTTTAGAGCTTGGATCGCTATTTCGTTACTCCTGTTATCTTATGTGGCTTGTGGCAAATCGATTGTAGGGCAGAGTGTCGATATCCATCAGCCCGCCTCTGGGCTTAACTTTATTGCCCGGGTCGATACAGGTGCCTCTATAAGCTCAATCCACGCGGTCGATATCCAAGTGCTTGGCGGCGCAGCCGACTCGATGAAGGACAATATCGGCAAACGGGTGAAATTTACCACCCAAGGCTTGGGGGGCGTGACTAAAACCATTGAAGCCAAGATAGTGAAAGTCACCACTGTGTCCAACTCTCAGGGAACCGAGAGTCGTTATACGGTTGAGCTTGAGCTGCAATATGAAAAGGATGTTCGTAACATCCGGGTGAACCTCAGAGATAGGGGCCACATGGATTACAAGCTGCTGTTGGGCCGCAACTGGCTTGAAGGCCATTACCTGGTCGATGTGGCCGAAAAAAATGTTATCGGTGAGCGTGCCCCCATTCATCTGGTGGAAGGTGATATCACCTTCGATACCCGTATCGACACAGGTGCTGTAGAGAACAGCCTCCATGCCATCGATATTCAAATAGAAAATGAAGACCCCAGCGATATGGAAGCCAATGTTGGCAAGCCCATCAGCTTTACCACGGTTAATGAAAAAGGTGAAACCCGGCGCATCCATAGCCGAATTACTGAAACGTCACTTATCCGAAATGCTCAGGGAAGTGAAGTTCGCTATATGGTGGAGCTGACTCTGGGGGAACCCGGTAAAGAGTTCAAGGTAAAGGTAAACTTAAGAGACCGAAGCGAGATGACCCATAAGCTGCTCATTGGCCGTAACTGGCTGCAGGGGCACTACATCGTTGATGTCAGCCGCTAG
- a CDS encoding STAS/SEC14 domain-containing protein: protein MIRIKPGFEHDTIAVEASGMIEADDYSRVLIPALEQALKDHASVRIWYEIADGCRGASLLSLWQDVLLGLFHLDDFRRIAILTNRPAFRRMGELIGLFMPCPVCVFPLDEVQSAKIWLSQRC from the coding sequence ATGATAAGAATCAAACCAGGATTTGAACACGATACCATTGCTGTAGAAGCATCAGGGATGATTGAGGCCGATGACTACAGCCGTGTATTGATCCCCGCCCTCGAGCAAGCGCTCAAAGATCATGCGTCGGTGCGCATCTGGTACGAAATTGCCGATGGATGCCGGGGGGCCAGTCTGCTGTCTCTATGGCAGGACGTACTGCTTGGCCTCTTCCATCTCGATGACTTCAGGCGTATCGCCATTCTCACCAATCGTCCCGCTTTTCGCCGCATGGGTGAGCTTATAGGCTTATTCATGCCATGCCCTGTGTGCGTGTTTCCCCTGGATGAGGTGCAATCCGCCAAAATCTGGTTGTCTCAACGTTGCTGA
- a CDS encoding DUF3802 family protein produces the protein MVTDKEGYVHLIQYLTENLGLFEAPEGQGLADETVMELFEEQLSAQIIMVCGQNPELSFAQRNMVIREIDAIVYDLEEILAHVGNKKATPEQTHFIADFSGLIKNLFDQEIVKLTA, from the coding sequence ATGGTCACTGATAAAGAAGGTTACGTGCATCTCATTCAGTACTTGACTGAAAACTTGGGGCTTTTCGAAGCACCTGAGGGACAGGGTTTAGCTGATGAGACAGTGATGGAGCTCTTTGAAGAGCAGTTGTCCGCGCAGATCATCATGGTCTGCGGTCAAAATCCCGAATTAAGTTTTGCCCAACGTAACATGGTCATTCGGGAAATCGACGCCATCGTTTACGATCTCGAAGAAATCCTGGCCCATGTCGGAAACAAAAAAGCCACGCCGGAACAAACGCACTTTATTGCTGATTTTTCTGGGCTTATCAAAAATTTATTCGACCAGGAAATTGTCAAGCTGACCGCCTGA
- a CDS encoding YceI family protein has translation MFIRTLLGAALLVSASGAMADWQLNAANSNVSFISVKKGDVAEVHKFKSLEGKLTEQGDFSLNIPLASVDTGIEIRDERMKSMLFEVEQFPSLTLSAKIEPSLVNALKPGDITKAEIPATVELHGKTDKLNVEVTVARVSDNTLMVSSSTMLIVNAANFGLTAGIEKLREVAGLSAISSAVPVSFVLTLEK, from the coding sequence ATGTTTATCCGTACTTTGTTGGGCGCAGCCCTGCTGGTATCTGCCTCGGGTGCCATGGCCGATTGGCAATTGAATGCAGCCAATTCCAACGTCAGCTTTATCTCGGTCAAGAAGGGCGATGTTGCTGAAGTTCACAAATTCAAAAGCCTGGAAGGCAAACTGACTGAACAAGGCGATTTCAGCCTCAATATTCCCCTGGCGTCTGTCGATACAGGTATTGAAATTCGCGATGAGCGCATGAAAAGCATGTTATTTGAAGTGGAGCAATTTCCCTCATTAACACTTTCTGCCAAGATAGAGCCGTCACTGGTAAACGCATTGAAACCCGGAGACATCACAAAAGCAGAAATTCCTGCAACTGTGGAATTGCATGGTAAAACAGACAAGCTCAACGTCGAAGTGACGGTGGCAAGAGTCTCTGATAACACCCTGATGGTTAGCAGCAGTACCATGTTAATCGTTAATGCAGCCAATTTTGGTTTAACCGCCGGGATTGAAAAGCTGCGTGAAGTGGCGGGGTTATCGGCCATCAGCAGTGCCGTACCGGTTTCATTCGTGCTAACACTTGAGAAATAA
- a CDS encoding cold-shock protein, whose amino-acid sequence MSAPQHTGTVKWFNDEKGFGFLSRDNDTDVFVHYRAINTQGRRTLKEGQKVSFNLVEGQKGFLAENVTPL is encoded by the coding sequence ATGTCAGCCCCACAACACACTGGTACCGTAAAATGGTTTAACGATGAGAAAGGCTTTGGCTTCCTGAGTCGCGATAATGATACAGATGTGTTTGTTCATTATCGCGCTATCAACACTCAGGGAAGACGCACGCTGAAAGAAGGTCAAAAGGTCAGCTTTAACCTGGTTGAAGGCCAAAAGGGCTTCCTGGCAGAAAACGTCACGCCACTGTGA
- the pdxH gene encoding pyridoxamine 5'-phosphate oxidase, whose protein sequence is MTDLSDIRREYTKGGLRRSELPEDPMALFERWMEQAKAAELTDPTAMCVATVDEHGQPYQRIVLLKRFDEQGFVFFTNLGSRKAAQLKQNAHISLLFPWHPLERQVAVTGIAEPLSTAEVLKYFVTRPKDSQIAAWVSAQSSKLSARQVLEAKFMEMKQKFSAGEVPLPSFWGGYLVRPASIEFWQGGEHRLHDRFIYEKTAAGWDIERLAP, encoded by the coding sequence ATGACAGATCTCAGCGACATTCGCCGTGAATACACCAAAGGAGGCCTGAGGCGCAGTGAATTGCCCGAAGACCCCATGGCATTGTTTGAGCGCTGGATGGAGCAGGCCAAGGCCGCAGAGCTTACCGACCCAACGGCCATGTGCGTGGCGACAGTCGACGAGCACGGTCAACCCTATCAACGGATAGTGCTTCTCAAACGCTTCGACGAGCAGGGTTTTGTATTTTTCACCAATCTGGGTAGCCGCAAGGCGGCTCAATTGAAGCAAAACGCCCATATCAGTTTGCTCTTTCCCTGGCACCCTTTGGAGCGTCAGGTGGCTGTGACCGGCATTGCCGAACCGCTTTCAACGGCGGAGGTACTCAAGTACTTCGTTACCCGACCGAAAGACAGCCAGATTGCTGCCTGGGTATCTGCTCAGTCATCCAAACTCAGTGCCAGGCAGGTGCTGGAAGCCAAGTTTATGGAAATGAAGCAAAAGTTTTCCGCCGGCGAAGTGCCATTGCCGTCCTTCTGGGGTGGATATCTGGTGCGTCCCGCCAGTATTGAATTCTGGCAGGGCGGGGAGCACAGGTTGCACGACCGCTTTATTTATGAAAAAACGGCCGCGGGTTGGGATATTGAGCGGCTGGCGCCCTGA
- a CDS encoding adenosylmethionine decarboxylase, which yields MFFEGSEKKIEVIVTPEFGSLRALGREFWKEMVACANAEILSSIHNEHCDAYLLSESSLFVWDDRFLMLTCGTTTLAKAVVRFINQVGADKIAFASYQRKNEYLSHLQSSAFTDDLTAIRALLPGEAFRIGHLDSHHHYIFTSNKPYDATADDHTSELLMYHIRGEAADYLRSEHQSAAEIRRLLQLDAMLPGFVFDDFLFEPFGYSINGIRGDRYMTIHITPQENSSYVSFETNLPLAGEYRQIFSRLLGILNPGSWDEIGFNAQRHTENYPAHLCLGSCALSMSQGYKVEFSHYQQLCHEVLIPEPM from the coding sequence ATGTTTTTTGAAGGTTCAGAAAAAAAAATAGAAGTCATAGTCACCCCCGAATTCGGCTCACTCAGAGCACTGGGGCGTGAGTTCTGGAAAGAGATGGTGGCCTGCGCCAATGCGGAAATCCTCTCCAGTATCCACAATGAACACTGCGATGCCTACTTGCTCAGCGAATCGAGTTTGTTTGTTTGGGACGACAGATTCCTGATGTTGACCTGCGGCACCACAACCCTCGCTAAAGCCGTAGTCCGTTTTATCAATCAAGTAGGTGCCGACAAGATTGCTTTTGCCAGCTACCAGCGCAAAAACGAGTATCTGTCTCACTTGCAAAGCAGTGCCTTTACTGACGATTTAACCGCCATCCGCGCGTTGTTGCCGGGGGAAGCGTTCAGAATCGGGCATCTGGATTCCCACCATCACTATATTTTCACCAGTAACAAACCGTACGACGCGACCGCCGATGACCACACCAGTGAGCTTTTGATGTACCACATCCGTGGTGAGGCTGCCGATTACTTGCGCAGTGAACATCAGAGTGCAGCTGAAATCCGCCGTCTGCTGCAATTGGATGCCATGTTGCCCGGGTTTGTTTTTGACGACTTTTTGTTTGAACCTTTTGGGTATTCTATCAATGGCATCCGTGGCGATCGCTACATGACCATTCATATTACGCCGCAGGAAAACAGCTCCTACGTGAGTTTTGAAACCAACTTGCCTCTGGCAGGGGAGTATCGTCAGATTTTCTCTCGCCTGCTTGGTATTTTAAATCCGGGCAGTTGGGATGAGATTGGTTTTAACGCCCAGCGTCACACCGAAAACTACCCCGCGCACCTGTGCCTGGGAAGCTGTGCCTTATCCATGTCCCAGGGGTATAAGGTGGAGTTCAGCCACTATCAGCAGTTGTGTCATGAAGTGTTGATCCCCGAGCCCATGTAA
- the speA gene encoding biosynthetic arginine decarboxylase, whose translation MNEWSIDDARAGYNVAHWSQGFYGISDEGEVTVSPDPKNPTFKIGLNALAKDMVKAGVSLPVLVRFPQILHHRVDHLCQMFNQAIQKYEYQSDYLLVYPIKVNQQQTVVEEILASQVSKTVPQLGLEAGSKPELMAVLAMAQKASSVIVCNGYKDKEYIRLALIGEKLGHSVYIVLEKMSELQMVLEESKKLGVTPRLGLRARLAFQGKGKWQASGGEKSKFGLSAAQILKVVERLKDEDMLDSLQLLHFHLGSQIANIRDIRHGVGEAARFYCELRKLGAKVNCFDVGGGLAVDYDGTRSQSNNSMNYALAEYANNIVSVLTDVCNQNEQPMPRIISESGRYLTAHHAVLITDVIGTEAYSPEEIPAPEEEAPQLLHNMWRSWNEISSRLDQRALIEIFHDTQSDLAEAQSLFALGQLSLEDRAWAEQCNLAVCHELQGLMNARNRYQRPIIDELNEKLADRFFVNFSLFQSLPDAWGIDQVFPVLPLSGLDKVPERRAVMLDITCDSDGIVDQYVDGQGIETTLPVPNWSAEDPYLIGFFLVGAYQEILGDLHNLFGDTNSAVVRIDEEGQTNIESVLAGDTVADVLRYVNLDAVSFMRTYEELVNSHIAEDERAMILEELQVGLKGYTYLEDF comes from the coding sequence ATGAACGAATGGTCAATTGACGACGCCCGCGCCGGGTACAACGTTGCCCACTGGAGTCAGGGTTTTTATGGGATCAGCGACGAGGGTGAGGTGACCGTCTCCCCGGATCCTAAAAATCCCACTTTCAAAATTGGTTTGAACGCGCTGGCCAAGGATATGGTTAAAGCCGGCGTGAGTTTGCCAGTGTTGGTACGTTTCCCGCAAATTCTGCACCACAGAGTCGACCACCTGTGCCAGATGTTCAACCAGGCCATTCAGAAATACGAATATCAATCTGATTACCTGCTGGTATACCCCATTAAGGTAAACCAGCAGCAGACCGTGGTTGAGGAAATCCTGGCAAGCCAGGTGAGCAAGACTGTACCTCAGCTGGGTCTTGAAGCCGGCAGTAAACCAGAGCTGATGGCTGTGCTCGCCATGGCGCAAAAGGCCAGCTCAGTGATCGTGTGTAACGGTTACAAAGACAAAGAATACATTCGTCTGGCCCTTATCGGTGAGAAACTTGGCCACAGTGTATACATAGTGCTCGAGAAAATGTCCGAGCTGCAGATGGTGCTGGAAGAGTCCAAGAAGCTGGGGGTTACCCCACGCCTGGGTCTGCGCGCCCGTTTGGCTTTCCAGGGCAAGGGCAAGTGGCAGGCCAGCGGCGGCGAAAAGTCCAAGTTTGGTCTGTCTGCTGCACAAATCCTCAAGGTAGTCGAGCGCCTGAAAGATGAAGACATGCTCGACTCGCTGCAACTGCTGCACTTCCACCTGGGCTCGCAAATCGCCAACATCCGTGATATTCGCCACGGTGTGGGTGAGGCCGCACGTTTCTACTGTGAACTGCGTAAACTGGGCGCCAAGGTTAACTGCTTTGACGTGGGCGGAGGCTTGGCCGTGGATTATGACGGTACACGCAGTCAGTCAAACAACTCCATGAACTACGCGCTGGCCGAATACGCCAATAACATCGTGTCTGTGCTTACCGACGTGTGTAACCAGAACGAACAGCCAATGCCGCGTATTATTTCTGAGTCAGGCCGTTACCTCACAGCCCACCACGCGGTACTCATCACCGACGTGATAGGCACCGAGGCATACAGCCCGGAAGAGATCCCAGCGCCGGAAGAAGAAGCGCCTCAGTTGCTGCACAACATGTGGCGCAGCTGGAACGAAATCAGCTCACGTCTTGACCAGCGTGCTTTGATTGAAATCTTCCACGATACTCAGTCTGATCTGGCCGAAGCCCAGTCCCTCTTTGCGTTGGGACAGCTGAGCCTGGAAGACCGAGCCTGGGCCGAGCAGTGTAACCTGGCCGTGTGTCATGAGTTGCAGGGCCTGATGAACGCCCGTAACCGTTATCAGCGCCCGATCATCGATGAATTGAACGAGAAACTGGCTGACAGATTCTTCGTGAACTTCTCCCTGTTCCAGTCGCTGCCCGATGCCTGGGGTATCGATCAGGTATTCCCTGTGTTGCCGCTGTCAGGTTTGGACAAGGTTCCTGAGCGCCGCGCAGTGATGCTCGACATCACCTGTGACTCCGACGGTATTGTTGACCAATACGTTGATGGTCAGGGCATTGAAACCACTTTGCCGGTACCTAACTGGTCAGCCGAAGATCCTTATTTGATTGGTTTCTTCCTGGTGGGTGCTTATCAGGAAATCCTCGGCGACCTGCACAACCTCTTTGGTGATACCAACTCAGCGGTGGTGCGTATCGACGAAGAAGGCCAGACCAATATCGAGTCTGTACTTGCCGGTGATACCGTGGCCGACGTACTGCGCTATGTGAACCTCGATGCCGTGTCCTTCATGCGCACCTACGAGGAGCTGGTGAACTCACACATCGCAGAAGACGAGCGCGCTATGATCCTCGAAGAACTCCAGGTGGGCCTCAAGGGCTACACCTATCTGGAAGACTTTTAA
- the speE gene encoding polyamine aminopropyltransferase produces the protein MQDNKLYFETLHSGYGQYFEIDTVLFEQKTNQWHLSIFENARFGRVMALNGAIQTTEADEFVYHEMLTHVPVLAHGKVKSLLIIGGGDGGMLREVVKHPAIERIVMVEIDGAVVDMCKTWLPNHSAGAYDDPRVELVIADGMDFVANCTERFDVIISDCTDPVGPGEVLFSSDFYAGCKRCLNENGIFVAQNGVPFMQVESLQDTVRRMSSYTRECWFYMAAVPTYIGGSMAFAWATDNPEARKLDLATLEARFNEAGISTRYYTPAVHQASFALPKYVEQAIRSAMTVIA, from the coding sequence ATGCAAGACAACAAGCTATATTTCGAGACGCTGCACAGCGGCTATGGTCAATATTTCGAGATAGACACGGTGCTCTTCGAGCAAAAAACCAATCAGTGGCATTTATCAATTTTTGAAAATGCCCGTTTTGGCAGAGTGATGGCCCTAAATGGTGCTATTCAAACCACCGAAGCGGATGAATTTGTCTATCACGAAATGTTGACCCACGTGCCGGTTTTGGCCCATGGCAAGGTAAAGAGCCTGCTGATTATCGGCGGGGGCGATGGCGGCATGCTGCGTGAAGTGGTGAAACACCCAGCTATTGAGCGTATCGTGATGGTGGAAATTGATGGCGCCGTGGTGGACATGTGCAAAACCTGGTTGCCAAATCATTCTGCCGGCGCCTACGACGATCCTCGCGTGGAGCTGGTTATCGCCGATGGCATGGACTTTGTTGCCAACTGCACTGAGCGGTTTGATGTGATTATTTCTGACTGTACCGACCCGGTTGGCCCCGGCGAAGTGCTGTTCAGCTCTGATTTTTATGCGGGTTGCAAACGATGCCTTAATGAAAACGGCATCTTTGTGGCCCAAAATGGGGTGCCCTTTATGCAGGTTGAATCCCTGCAGGACACGGTGCGCCGCATGAGCAGTTATACCCGGGAATGCTGGTTTTACATGGCGGCAGTCCCAACGTACATTGGTGGTTCCATGGCGTTTGCCTGGGCTACCGACAATCCAGAGGCGCGCAAGCTTGACCTTGCAACCCTCGAGGCGCGTTTCAACGAGGCTGGGATCAGTACCCGTTACTACACGCCCGCAGTGCACCAGGCAAGCTTTGCCTTGCCAAAATACGTCGAACAGGCGATCCGGTCAGCCATGACCGTGATCGCTTAA
- a CDS encoding CvfB family protein, producing MIQLGKTCRLAVVKQVNFGFYLNAGDFGQVLLPNKFAPDNLQVGDEIDVFLYLDSEDTPIATTQKPLAQVGEFANLKIVSVSRVGAFLDWGLDKDLLLPFAEQTRPPEEGKYQLVHLHINRADDRIVASAKLDKFLDKTPAFYKPGQEVKLTIAGRTDLGYKAIINDSHWGLIHQSDVFKPLRAGNKLKGYIKQVRHDGKIDLVLNKGTRDELDAHSGVILKKLQAAGGFLPLGDKTDADVIYAELGMSKKAFKKSIGGLFKQGKLRITDDGLYLS from the coding sequence ATGATCCAATTAGGAAAAACTTGCCGACTGGCGGTTGTTAAACAAGTTAATTTTGGTTTTTATCTCAATGCCGGTGACTTCGGTCAGGTGCTCTTACCCAATAAGTTTGCACCGGACAACCTGCAGGTAGGTGATGAAATCGATGTCTTTCTGTACCTGGACTCTGAAGATACGCCCATTGCCACCACGCAAAAACCCCTGGCACAGGTCGGTGAATTCGCCAACCTGAAAATAGTATCGGTCAGCCGGGTGGGCGCCTTCCTTGATTGGGGACTGGACAAAGACTTACTGCTGCCCTTTGCCGAGCAAACCCGCCCACCGGAGGAAGGCAAATATCAGCTGGTACACCTGCATATCAACCGTGCAGATGACAGAATTGTCGCCTCTGCCAAGCTGGATAAGTTCCTCGATAAGACGCCTGCCTTTTACAAACCAGGTCAGGAAGTGAAACTGACTATCGCCGGACGCACGGATCTTGGTTATAAGGCGATTATCAACGATAGCCATTGGGGGCTTATCCATCAAAGCGATGTGTTCAAGCCACTGCGGGCGGGCAACAAGCTCAAGGGTTACATCAAGCAGGTACGCCACGACGGTAAAATCGATTTGGTGCTCAACAAAGGCACCCGCGATGAATTGGATGCCCATTCAGGCGTTATCCTGAAAAAACTGCAGGCCGCCGGTGGTTTCCTGCCCTTGGGCGACAAGACAGACGCCGATGTGATTTACGCTGAGCTGGGTATGAGTAAAAAAGCGTTTAAAAAGAGCATTGGCGGCCTCTTCAAACAGGGGAAACTTCGAATTACAGACGATGGGCTCTATCTGAGCTGA